Proteins encoded together in one Anaerococcus murdochii window:
- a CDS encoding YfcE family phosphodiesterase, whose translation MKILITSDTHGYYGRISDLILNHGDFDLMIHAGDGVEDCKNINYETGIDYYVVKGNNDFFSNEPYNKIIEIAGYKIFLTHGHKEHVDFSMDDLIEKSKSFGCDIAIFGHIHRYVNINKSGILILNPGSPFLPRDGAPSAMIMTIDDDLKIDKVLLD comes from the coding sequence ATGAAAATCTTAATAACTAGTGATACCCATGGTTATTATGGAAGGATTTCTGATTTAATATTAAACCATGGTGACTTTGATCTTATGATTCATGCTGGTGATGGTGTAGAAGATTGTAAGAATATAAATTACGAAACTGGTATAGACTATTATGTTGTGAAGGGAAATAATGATTTTTTCTCAAATGAACCCTATAATAAGATTATAGAAATTGCTGGTTATAAAATTTTTTTAACCCATGGGCATAAGGAACATGTGGATTTTTCTATGGATGATCTTATTGAAAAATCAAAATCATTTGGGTGTGATATAGCTATATTTGGTCATATCCATAGGTATGTTAATATAAATAAGTCAGGGATACTGATTTTGAATCCAGGATCACCATTTCTACCAAGAGATGGAGCTCCTTCTGCAATGATTATGACTATAGATGATGACCTTAAAATAGATAAAGTCTTATTAGACTAA